Genomic DNA from Lutibacter sp. A80:
CAATACTTGAAATTAGTAATATTGCTATAAAAGAATTTATTTTATTCATATTTATGTAAATTATTTTTTTTTAAAACGACTCTTTAAATTCATCATTAATATGAATGGTGAATTTTAATTTAGTTTGTTTATATATTATTTTGTTTTAAATTTTGTCGCAAGATATTAATTTAATTACAAAAATTAAATCAAAGTGTAACAATAACGATATATGTTCGTCATAATTGTAACAACACCAAAAAAAATATTTAAACCAAACTTAAAATGAAGCAGTCAGAGTTTTTAAAAACTGTAATGCCTTTTAAAGATAAAGTATTTAGAGTAGCTAAAAGACTACTTGTATCTACTGAAGAGGCTGAGGATGCAACACAAGAGCTATATTTTAAGTTATGGAGAAATAGATCTAAATTACAAGATTATAAAAGTGTTGAAGCATTTGCAATGACAATGACAAAAAATTATTGTTTTGACAGATTAAAGTCAAAGCAAGCAAGTAATTTAAAGTTAATTCATAGCAATTATCAAGAAAAAGATACTCCATTAGAAAGGCGTATGGAACTTAATGATAGTGTAAGTTTGGTTCATAAATTAATAGAAAATTTACCAGAACAACAAAAATTAATAATACAGTTAAGAGATATAGAACAATATGAATTTGATGAAATAGCAAAAATGTTGGATTTACAACCAACAGCAGTAAGAGTAACATTATCAAGAGCAAGAAAAACAATTAGAGAACAATTAACAAAACAACATAAATATGGAATTAGCTAACATAGAAAAGTTGTTGGAAAAATATTTAGATGCAGAAACTACTATTGCAGAAGAAAAAGAGTTAAAAACTTATTTCTCAGGTAATAATGTGGCGCCACATTTAGAAGAATATCAAGCGATGTTCGGTTATTTTTCAACTAGTAAAAATGAACGATTTACAAAAACCATCCAATTAAAACGAAAAAAGACGAATTGGAAATGGTTATCTGTAGCAGCTTCAATAGTTTTATTAGTTAGTGTTTACACTGGTTACCAAAGTAATCAACAAAAAAAGGCTGAAAAAATATACGCAGAAACCAGAATGGCTTTTGGTATGTTGGCAGCAAATTTAAACAAAGGAAATGAAGCAATTCTACAGTTGCAACATTTTGAAGACACAAAAAACAAAATTTTTAAACAACCAAAAAAGTAGAAAATGAAAAAATTAATAATATTAGCAGTAGTTACCTTAATATCTTTTGGAACTTATGCTCAAAATTCAATATTTGATAAATTTGAAGAAATGGATGATGTTTCTTCAGTTATCGTAAATAAAGAAGCTTTTAGAATGCTCGCAAAATTTAAAGGCGGAGGAGAAGAAGGTCAAGAATATTTTGACATGGTAAAAGGTTTGTCGTCTTTTAGAGTTTTTTCAACAGAAAACCAATCAATTGCTAGCGAAATGAATACTATAGTTTCTAAATACTTAAAAAGTTCAAAATTAATTGAATTAATGAGAGTAAAAGATGAAGAATCAAATGTTAAAATTTATGTACGTCAAGGAAAAGATGAAGACCATGTAAGTGAGTTGCTTATGTTTGTTAGCGGTGCTGGAAAATATACCAATAATTCTGACAGCCCAATAAAAGCTGAGTCTGTAATACTTTCATTAACAGGAGATATAGATTTAAATAAAATATCTGAACTTACAGA
This window encodes:
- a CDS encoding DUF4252 domain-containing protein yields the protein MKKLIILAVVTLISFGTYAQNSIFDKFEEMDDVSSVIVNKEAFRMLAKFKGGGEEGQEYFDMVKGLSSFRVFSTENQSIASEMNTIVSKYLKSSKLIELMRVKDEESNVKIYVRQGKDEDHVSELLMFVSGAGKYTNNSDSPIKAESVILSLTGDIDLNKISELTETHVPGSGKQLKKQ
- a CDS encoding RNA polymerase sigma factor, with amino-acid sequence MKQSEFLKTVMPFKDKVFRVAKRLLVSTEEAEDATQELYFKLWRNRSKLQDYKSVEAFAMTMTKNYCFDRLKSKQASNLKLIHSNYQEKDTPLERRMELNDSVSLVHKLIENLPEQQKLIIQLRDIEQYEFDEIAKMLDLQPTAVRVTLSRARKTIREQLTKQHKYGIS